TTGACTCTCGATGAGGACGTCGCTCGATTGATTGAGGAAGCAGTCCATCAGCAGCGTCGGCCGATGAAACAGGTGGTTAACGACGCGCTGCGGCGAGCTCTGACACCTCCGCGGACTGACCAGGCCATATACAAGGTCGTTCCTCATCACTCGGGCATCCGGCCCGGGGTCGACCTAGCCGGCTTGAACCGCTTGGCTGACGAGATCGAGGACGAACCGACGGTCGGTAAGGCGCTGCGCTCGTCGTGATCATCCCTGACGTCAACTTGCTGCTGTACGCGACTATCGACGGCTTTCCTCAGCATCAGCCTGCGCGTGCGTGGTTGGAGGAGACGCTCAACGGCACGACGCCAGTCGGTCTGACCTCTCCGGCCGTGTTCGGCTTCTTGCGGCTGGTGACCAACCCGCGAGTCCTCGAATCGCCGATGGCGATCACAGATGCGACCCGCCATGTGCGGGACTGGTTGGCCCAGCCGCGCGTCGATCTGCTGACGCCGGGGCCAAAACATCTGGACATTGCCTTGGGTCTGCTGGACGGCATGGGAACAGCGGCAAACCTCACCACCGACGCCCAGCTGGCGGCATACGCCATCGAAGAGCGGGCGGAACTGCATTCCAACGACGCGGACTTCGGCCGGTTTGCTGACCTGATGTGGATCAATCCGCTCAGTGCTCGTTGAGTCCACGCCGGCTCCCTCACTCTCCGAGATCTCACGGGGAGGGTGACACGCTGGAGGTAACGATCACCAGCACGGCGCGTGGGCGCTAAGCGCCGTGTGTGGCGGATCACATCGGGCTTTGTCACGCGCGACCTCGCCGGAGCTGTCGTCAGGGTGAGTCCATCAATGACCGACACGACAGGAGACTGCACATGAGTCAGCGAATCGACCTTGCAGTGGCTGCGCCCGAGGGGTTCCGCGCTGTGCTCGCGTTGGAGAAGTACGTCAGCACGAACGTTGAACCCACTGTGTTTCACCTGATCAAACTGCGTGCTTCCATGACCAATGGGTGTGCATTCTGCGTGGACATGCACAGCGGGGACGCCCTGGCGGCAGGCGAGGACAGCCGTCGGCTGTTCGCGGTGGCTGCCTGGCGGGACGCGCCCTTCTTCTCCGACCGGGAGCGTGCCGCGCTGGCGTTGACGGACGCTGTCACCGAGCTAGGCGAGCACGGCGTCCCCGATGACGTCTGGGATGCGGCGGCGGCATTCTGGAATGAGAGAGAATTGGCCGACCTGGTGCTCACGATTGGGACAATCAACTTGTGGAACCGCATCGCCGTGCCAACGCGGAAGGCGCCCCCGGAGTAGCCGTGACCGGCCTCTGTGCGGCAGGCACCTCGGCGAATGATGTCTCGCCTGCGGCTGGCGCTGTTGATGCTGCCGAGCAGCTTCAACAGCATCGGCCGATGCTGTTCGGGGTGGCATACCGGCTGCTCGGCAGCGTCTCCGAGGCGGACGACGTCCTGCAGGACGCGTTCTTGAAATGGCTGAACGTCGAACGCGATCGGATCCGGGAACCGCGTCGTTACCTGACCAGGATCGTCACCAGGCTGGCGATCGACCGGCTGCAGGCTCGGGCTGCCCAGAACACGTACGTCGGTTCGTGGCTCCCTGAACCGGTGCCAACCGAGGCGGCGTCGTGGCTCGATCCGCTGGAGACTTCCGTTCAGCGAGACTCGGTGGCGACTGCCACCATGCATCTGATGGAGCGTCTCGACCCGGTGGAACGGGCCGTCTTCGTGCTCCGGCAGGCGTTCGAGCTGCCTTATGCCGAGATCGCCGAGACGGTGGAACGCACAGCCGAGCATTGCCGGCAACTGCACCGGCGCGCGTCGCAACGGATCGGCCAGGATCGCCGCCGTTTCCGGCCAAGCCGGCGTGAACACGCCAGGCTGCTCGAACGATTTCTCGAAGCCGCCCGCGACGGGGACCTGGCGGCGCTGCGGACGGTGCTGCGCGATGACGTCGTCGTCTGGTCCGACAGCGGCGGCAAGGCCAGGGCCGCGCGCAACGCCGTCCACGGCCTGGACCGAGTAAGCCGGTTCTTCGCCGGCATTTACAGCCGCAACACGTTCGCGATCACACCGATCGAGCTCAACGGCTCCCCGGGCGCAGTGCTCCAGGCCGAGGGGACGACCCACGCCATCACCTTCGCGGTCGCCGACGACGTGATCAGCGGAGTCTTCCTGGTTGTCAACCCGGACAAGCTGACCGCCTTCCAGCCCGCCGAGTGACGCCCGCGAGGCCGGGACCCGGCCTCGCGGGCGGAGGTTCGTATGCTGTCGAGGTGCTGACCATCCGCCGCGAAATCGTCGACGCCATCATCGAACATGCCCGCCGCGACCACCCCGACGAAGCGTGTGGCGTCGTGGCTGGCCCGGCCGGGTCGGATCGCCCGGAGCGGTTCATCCCGATGCTCAACGCCGCGCGCTCGCCTACGTTCTACGAGTTCGATTCGATGGACTTGCTGCGGCTGTACCGGGAGATGGACGAGCGCGACGAAGACCCCGTCGTGATCTATCACTCGCACACGGCCACGGAAGCGTACCCGTCCCGCACGGATATCTCGATCGCATCCGAGCCGTTCGCCCATTACGTGCTCGTGTCCACCCGCGACGACCATCACACCGAATTCCGCTCGTTCCGCATCGCCGACGGCGACGTGACCGAGGAGAAAGTCAAGATCATCGAACCCTGAGGGCTGGCGTGACGGTTGCCAGCGGTGTGGTCAGCCGGTGGCAACGTGCCGGAGGCCCGACGGGCGTCGGCGCACAGCGCTCGGGAATGATAGGGCCGTTGTGAATGTTGGCGTGAATGTCCGCGTCCTTTCGGGACTGACACGTCAGCTGCTTGAGCCAACCGAGACCACTGGGAGCTAGATTCGATGGCCGTCGAGGTCCGTATCCCCACGATCCTGCGTCAATACACCGGCGGCGCCAAGGTCGTCGAAGGCAGCGGCGACACCCTGTCGGCGCTCATCGACGATCTCGAGTCGCGCCACCAAGGCTTGCGTGATCGGCTGATCGACAACGGTGAGCTGCGCCGGTTCGTCAACGTCTATCTGAACGACGAAGACATCCGCTTTCTCGACGGGCTGAAGACACCACTCTCTGACGGCGACTCGGTGACCGTGCTGCCCGCCGTGGCCGGCGGCGCCTGAGACGACACCGATCCGATGCGCTACGAGTCCCTACTTGCCTCGCTCGGCCGGACTCCGCTGGTCGGGCTTCCGCGGCTGTCCCCGTCCGCCGAGGTCCGGTTGTGGGCGAAGTTGGAGGACCGCAACCCGACCGGTTCGGTGAAGGATCGCCCGGCCCTGCGGATGATCGAAGCGGCCGAAGCGGCAGGCCAGCTCACACCAGGTTGCACCATCCTCGAACCGACGTCCGGCAACACCGGAATCTCGCTGGCGATGGCCGCGAAGCTGAAGGGGTACCAGCTCATCTGTGTCATGCCGGAGAACACGTCTGAGGAGCGACGCCAGCTGCTGCGGATGTGGGGAGCGCAGATCATCCCGTCCCCGGCCGCGGGCGGGTCCAACGAAGCAGTACGAGTGGCCAAAGGGCTCGCCGCCGAGCACCCTGACTGGGTCATGTTGTACCAGTACGGCAACCCGGCCAATGCAGCTGCTCACTACGAGACCACCGGCCCGGAGCTGCTCGAAGACCTCCCGGAGATCACCCATTTCGTCGCTGGGCTCGGCACCACCGGCACCCTGATGGGCGTCGGCCGATATTTGCGGGAGAAGGTCCCGGGCGTGCAGATCGTCGCGGCGGAGCCGCGGTACGGCGAGCTCGTGTACGGGTTGCGCAACCTCGA
This sequence is a window from Phytoactinopolyspora mesophila. Protein-coding genes within it:
- a CDS encoding PLP-dependent cysteine synthase family protein, whose translation is MRYESLLASLGRTPLVGLPRLSPSAEVRLWAKLEDRNPTGSVKDRPALRMIEAAEAAGQLTPGCTILEPTSGNTGISLAMAAKLKGYQLICVMPENTSEERRQLLRMWGAQIIPSPAAGGSNEAVRVAKGLAAEHPDWVMLYQYGNPANAAAHYETTGPELLEDLPEITHFVAGLGTTGTLMGVGRYLREKVPGVQIVAAEPRYGELVYGLRNLDEGFVPELYDESVLTSRFSVGPRDAVKRTRELLEHEGIFAGISTGAVVHAALGVARKAAAAGERADIAFVVADAGWKYLSTGAYEGTLDDAEDKLDGQLWA
- the sigJ gene encoding RNA polymerase sigma factor SigJ, yielding MEPHRRANAEGAPGVAVTGLCAAGTSANDVSPAAGAVDAAEQLQQHRPMLFGVAYRLLGSVSEADDVLQDAFLKWLNVERDRIREPRRYLTRIVTRLAIDRLQARAAQNTYVGSWLPEPVPTEAASWLDPLETSVQRDSVATATMHLMERLDPVERAVFVLRQAFELPYAEIAETVERTAEHCRQLHRRASQRIGQDRRRFRPSRREHARLLERFLEAARDGDLAALRTVLRDDVVVWSDSGGKARAARNAVHGLDRVSRFFAGIYSRNTFAITPIELNGSPGAVLQAEGTTHAITFAVADDVISGVFLVVNPDKLTAFQPAE
- a CDS encoding TA system VapC family ribonuclease toxin, with product MIIPDVNLLLYATIDGFPQHQPARAWLEETLNGTTPVGLTSPAVFGFLRLVTNPRVLESPMAITDATRHVRDWLAQPRVDLLTPGPKHLDIALGLLDGMGTAANLTTDAQLAAYAIEERAELHSNDADFGRFADLMWINPLSAR
- a CDS encoding Mov34/MPN/PAD-1 family protein, with product MLTIRREIVDAIIEHARRDHPDEACGVVAGPAGSDRPERFIPMLNAARSPTFYEFDSMDLLRLYREMDERDEDPVVIYHSHTATEAYPSRTDISIASEPFAHYVLVSTRDDHHTEFRSFRIADGDVTEEKVKIIEP
- a CDS encoding MoaD/ThiS family protein yields the protein MAVEVRIPTILRQYTGGAKVVEGSGDTLSALIDDLESRHQGLRDRLIDNGELRRFVNVYLNDEDIRFLDGLKTPLSDGDSVTVLPAVAGGA
- a CDS encoding carboxymuconolactone decarboxylase family protein → MSQRIDLAVAAPEGFRAVLALEKYVSTNVEPTVFHLIKLRASMTNGCAFCVDMHSGDALAAGEDSRRLFAVAAWRDAPFFSDRERAALALTDAVTELGEHGVPDDVWDAAAAFWNERELADLVLTIGTINLWNRIAVPTRKAPPE